GCCGCACCGGGAGCCGTGGATCTTGACGTGCTTGGTCCCGGGCCCGATGGAGATGCAGTCGTCGCCGACGCCGATGTTGGTCGCCTTGATGGTCACGTCCTCCGAGTCGCCCATGTGGATGCCGTCCGTGTTGGGGCTGTTCCCCGGCGCCGTGATCTCCACGTTCTCCACCAGCACCGTCTTGCACTTGAAGAGGTTGAGGTGGAAGAACTTGGCGTTCTTGAGCGTGATGCCCCGGATCGTCGCGTTGTTCACGTAGTCCAGCACCAGGCTCTGCATGCGTGCATGCACGTGTGATCTTGATTGGTTTTGGTTTTGGTTTTGGTTTTGGTTAATGGCGATGCAAGAGTGGGTGGGTGGGCACGTACGTTGGGGAGGATCTTGCAGTCGTAGTGCTTGCTGCACTGGTTCTTCTCCCACACGAGGGGGCCCTGGCCGTCGATGGTGCCGTGGCCGTTGATGGTGAAGTTGTCCACGCGCATCACCTCGATCCAGTTCTTCTTGTAGGCGGTGAGGTCGCCGGTGCCGAGGAGGTTGCCGTCCAGCCGGATGATGATGGAGGAGGTGCAGGGGCCTGACAGCTCCAGCGCGCCCACCAAGAAGTTGCCCGGCGGGATCACGATCTTCTGCGTCCCCGTCGCCCCGCACGCGTTCTTCCACGCCTTCATCACCGCCTGCGTCGCGTCCGTCTTGCCGTCGCCCTTGGCCCCCAGCATCACGATGTCCAGGGGGCCCGCCGGCACCGACGGCGCCCCGCCGGCGGCCGGCTTCGGCTGgtacggcgccgccgccgcccacgccgtgcTCCCGAGCAGCGCCAGCGCCACCGCCAGGGCGGTGGCGGCATTGCTTCTCCCCGCCGTCACCATCTTGATAGTAGCTGCGTGCCTTGGTCTCTGGCTGGGTATGGTGAGGCGAGAGGTGGACGGCGACGCTGGCCGCTTATATGCGGCGGAGGCGCGCTATGTTTAGCTACTCGGTAGTGCGTTTCGACGCTGGTCTTTGGCGCCAACGGACGCATGGTATTGGCGGGGCCGCTCCCGACGGTCGAGCGCGGCTGTCCGCTCCGTTTCCCCGATGTCGTCTCGTCTCCGTCTGACGGATTCCTCGCGCCATCGCACGCGCGTCCCCATCGCTATAGGTGCGGTGCGGGAGTCAGGATGGAAAACAGGTGGGGCTTGTTTGGTCGTAGGCACGAGTGGCGCCTCCCGGACTCCTGGTTGACTCTAAAACATGCGGCAAAAGCAGATACCATATCCAGTGCTAAGTGCTAACGTGGAAATAAAACGGTCAAATACTATCCTGAATGCTGCCAAATCATATTCATTACTGTA
The sequence above is a segment of the Aegilops tauschii subsp. strangulata cultivar AL8/78 chromosome 6, Aet v6.0, whole genome shotgun sequence genome. Coding sequences within it:
- the LOC109753987 gene encoding exopolygalacturonase-like, whose protein sequence is MLGAKGDGKTDATQAVMKAWKNACGATGTQKIVIPPGNFLVGALELSGPCTSSIIIRLDGNLLGTGDLTAYKKNWIEVMRVDNFTINGHGTIDGQGPLVWEKNQCSKHYDCKILPNSLVLDYVNNATIRGITLKNAKFFHLNLFKCKTVLVENVEITAPGNSPNTDGIHMGDSEDVTIKATNIGVGDDCISIGPGTKHVKIHGSRCGPGHGISVGSLGRYKDEKDVEDIQVTNCTIKGATNGLRIKSYEDSKSALRATRFVYDDVKMDNVSYPIVIDQKYCPNNICAKAPGASKVVVADIVFKNIVGTSATPEAVTLNCVNNVPCQGLQLVNVNLKYTGTNNKTMAVCKNAVGTSVNVVKELACL